A genomic window from Silene latifolia isolate original U9 population chromosome Y, ASM4854445v1, whole genome shotgun sequence includes:
- the LOC141631945 gene encoding uncharacterized protein LOC141631945, with the protein MHWEWKNCPTSLAGQYGGRSGKPTIVLEAVASYDLWIWHAFFGTLGSLNDTNVLQCSPLFHELLEESAPAVNFTVNGTEYNMGYYLADGIYPGWATFVKSINAPQIQKHRLFAARQESCRKDVERAFGVLQARFAFIKRPCLIWDPVMMGKVLMACIIMHNMIVEDERETYLNYERIIEEFKEDNPSSATDDQYEYHRRRRSTQERFVEIHGEIRDHATHNALKNDLIEHIWENFRN; encoded by the coding sequence ATGCATTGGGAATGGAAAAACTGTCCAACATCATTAGCAGGACAATATGGTGGGAGAAGCGGGAAGCCAACAATTGTTTTAGAAGCTGTCGCATCGTATGATTTATGGATATGGCATGCTTTCTTCGGTACACTAGGTTCGCTCAATGATACTAACGTTCTTCAATGTTCTCCATTATTTCATGAATTGTTAGAAGAATCTGCGCCAGCTGTTAATTTCACAGTTAATGGTACGGAATATAATATGGGATATTATCTTGCTGATGGTATATATCCGGGTTGGGCAACATTTGTTAAATCAATTAATGCTCCTCAAATTCAAAAGCATCGGTTATTTGCAGCTCGACAAGAGAGTTGTCGAAAAGATGTGGAGCGTGCTTTCGGTGTCCTACAAGCTCGATTTGCGTTTATCAAACGCCCTTGTCTTATTTGGGATCCAGTTATGATGGGGAAGGTTCTCATGGCTTGTATTATTATGCATAATATGATAGTTGAAGATGAACGAGAAACTTATCTTAACTATGAAAGAATCATCGAAGAATTTAAGGAAGATAATCCGAGTTCAGCTACTGATGACCAGTATGAATATCATCGTCGTAGAAGGTCGACGCAAGAACGATTCGTAGAAATTCATGGCGAGATTCGTGATCATGCCACTCATAACGCTTTGAAAAATGATCTTATTGAGCATATTTGGGAAAACTTTCGTAACTAG